A window of Candidatus Paceibacterota bacterium genomic DNA:
CGCATCCCTTTCATTCTTGCACTTGCTGATTTCTGGCTTTAATTTATTTATCTTTTTCTCAAGGTATTCATTCAAATAAGTTGTCCCTTCTCCCAAAGCTGTTTTGCCCAATTCCTTAATCTGGGAGCTGCTTTTGGCATCATTAGCATAGTGAGAGCGAAAAACCTTAAACCCGCTCTTTTTAAAAACATTGGCCAATGTTTCACCTAAAAAAGCGCCTCTACCATGACCGATATGCAATTCTCCTGTGGGATTGGCGCAAATATATTCAATGTCTATTTTTTTATTTTTGCCGATTTCTAAGTTTCCGAATTTATCTTCCTTTTTTAAAATTTCTTCGGCTTTGTTTTGTAAATACTCTTTTGAAAGAAAAAAATTGATAAAGCCGTTTTTCACTTCAATTCTATCTAAAATGTCGGATTTTATATTGTCAGCTATCTCCTGAGGATCCTTTTTTAGCACCATTGCCACGTTGCTCGTATAATCGCCAAAAGCAGGCTCTGTTGGCCTGTCTATTTTAACTTCAACTTCCTGTTTGTACAGCTTTTTTATCGCTTTTTCAAGCAAATTTTTGACCTCATTTCTGGCTGTCATATTAGTTATTTTAGCTTATTTCATTTAAAAATTAAAGGATTTAATGTTAAACCCCGTTAGATATTAATAAAATAATGAATCAATCTTAGGTGTTTACAACTTTATCTAACGGGGTAAACTTAAATTATACCCGGTAGTGAAAATTCGACCACTGCCGCGGCAGTGAAAAAAAATAAGAATTTGTCGAATTTCTACTACCGGGTATGAAGGTATTATCAGACAATAAAAAAGCATATTTTAACTATGAAATCCTGGAGAAAATCGAGGCTGGCATTGCTTTAATCGGACAGGAAGTAAAATCAATAAAAACAGGGAGGATAAACCTGGCAGGCTCCTATGTAACTCTGAGCAATAATGAACTCTTCCTGGTCGGAGCTCATATTCCTCCCTACCAGCCGAAAAACGCTCCAGCTGACTATCTGCCTGAACGCCAAAGAAAACTTCTTTTGAAAAGATCTGAAATCAAATACTTAATCGGTAAAACCAAAGAAAAAGGATTGACTTTAGTGCCATTAAAGGTATATACTAAAAAAGCTAAGATAAAGCTTGAATTCGGCATAGCCAAGGGAAAAAAGAAGGCAGATAAGAGAGAAACGATTAAAAAAAGAACGCTTACAAAAGAAATAGAAAGAGAATTAAAAATGCGGGGATGATATGCTTCGATGAGAAGCGGACTGAAATAAGCAGGCCAAGTTGTCAGCACTTGTAAAAAACTGGCAAAAAGGATAAGTGCCAACTTATTCAAACAACCTGCTCTTGCTTACGCATAAGTAGCAGAGCCATTCGTTTTGCCGATTCTCGCTTAGCAAAATCGAGTGTCAAAATTAGCGAGATGAGATAGTTTTTCTGAATCCGGGAAAACTATTGAAAAAAAAATCGGATTCAGGGTATAGATATTTTGTCGGGTTTTGACTCTATATTCTTTTTTAAAACCTGACTAAGCCTGTAGAATTGTTTTGGGAGAACTCCTCAGACGCGGGTCCAAATCCCGCCATCTCCACAAAAATTAAATTATATAATTTGATTAAAAGACTATTAGCCAACAATCGAATAAGAGCGAGAGAGGTAAGACTGATTGATGAAGCTGAAAAACAAGTGGGAGTGATTACTTTGGAAGAAGCGCTCAGCATGGCTCGTGAGCGCAATTTAGATTTAATTCAAGTTACAGAAAAAGTAGACCCGCCTGTCTGCCGTTTGGGAGATTACGGAAAATACCTTTATCGGGAAGAGAAAAAAGAAAAAGCAATACACAAACATAAAGGCGGAGATTTGAAAGGAATAAGATTAACTTTCAATATCTCCCAGCACGATCTGGAAACGCGGGCCCATCAGGCAGAAAAATTCCTGAAAAGAGGAGACCAAGTAAGAATAGATCTGCCCTTAAGGGGAAGGCAAAAAGCTCTCCAGGATTTTGCCAGAGAGAAAGTAGAGAAATTCCTCAACACATTAAATGAACTTGTCCCGATAAAAAGAGAACGGGAATTAAAAAGGGAAGCAAGAGGATTTACAATGATAATTTCAAAATTATGAAAACAAGAAAATCAGTAAAAAAACGCTTTAAGGTTACCAAATCCGGCAAGATTCTGAGAAAACCAACTCAGCTTAACCACTATTTGGCGAAAAAATCTGGCAAAAAAGGCAGACAAAGCCGGAAATGGAAAGAAGTTTCAAAGAGCGAAGTCAAAAAAATTAAAAGGTTATTAGGAATATAATATTATGGCTCGAGTTAAACGAGGAACAACGGCGCACAAGCGCAGGAAAAAAGTATTAAAACAGACTAAAGGCTTTCGCTGGGGAAGGAAATCAAAATACAAATTAGCGAAAGACGCTCTTTACCATGCCTGGGAATACTCTTATCGGGACAGAAAAACAAAAAAGAGAGAATTTAGGAAACTTTGGCAGACAAGTATTAATGGCGCCTGCCGGAAACAAGGCCTGTCTTATTCAAAGTTTATCGCCAATTTAAAGAAGAATAAGATTGAGATTGACCGAAAAATATTGTCCCAGCTGTGCCAAAATCATCCTCAAATTTTTGAAAAGATTGTTGAAGAAGTTAAAAGTTAGCCTAACTAAACCCTGATTTTATTTTAAAAGCCGTCTCATTAATGAGACGGCTTTTTGCGACTTTTTTCATATTGAAACTGGCAAATCGCAATCGACGCATAAAGTGTCAAGAGGAAGCCCGATTGACTCGGCTAATTCCTGAATCGTTGGATGTTCCAAACTATCCACTCCCAAGAATTCGACTCTTTCTTCTTTAGAAGGAATCCGAGCGGCAAGCAGTTCTCCTCGTTGAACCGTTTTGGCCCAGAGACAGTAAGAAAACGATTCTGGATTAGCAATTCGCAAATGAATTTCTTTGATACCTATCGCTTTAAGTTTTGGAATTAGATTTTCAGAAATTTGGGTTCCTCGACGAATTGAGTCATCGCATACAACCACAATTTTCCCTGAATAATCTTCACCACTCGATAGTTGCTTAATGTGTGCCTCCAACTCTCTTTCCTCTTTGGATAAACGAGGATAGCTCCTACCGGCATATTGATATTTAAGCAGGGCTTCATCGTATTCTGGTATCTTAGTTATCTTTCCTCTGTTTATCTGCCGGCAAAATTCTTGATGGTATCCGATGGCGGGAAACCGACCAGAATGAGGAACGGGTA
This region includes:
- the smpB gene encoding SsrA-binding protein SmpB, with amino-acid sequence MKVLSDNKKAYFNYEILEKIEAGIALIGQEVKSIKTGRINLAGSYVTLSNNELFLVGAHIPPYQPKNAPADYLPERQRKLLLKRSEIKYLIGKTKEKGLTLVPLKVYTKKAKIKLEFGIAKGKKKADKRETIKKRTLTKEIERELKMRG
- the rpmI gene encoding 50S ribosomal protein L35, with protein sequence MKTRKSVKKRFKVTKSGKILRKPTQLNHYLAKKSGKKGRQSRKWKEVSKSEVKKIKRLLGI
- the infC gene encoding translation initiation factor IF-3, with the protein product MIKRLLANNRIRAREVRLIDEAEKQVGVITLEEALSMARERNLDLIQVTEKVDPPVCRLGDYGKYLYREEKKEKAIHKHKGGDLKGIRLTFNISQHDLETRAHQAEKFLKRGDQVRIDLPLRGRQKALQDFAREKVEKFLNTLNELVPIKRERELKREARGFTMIISKL
- the rplT gene encoding 50S ribosomal protein L20; this translates as MARVKRGTTAHKRRKKVLKQTKGFRWGRKSKYKLAKDALYHAWEYSYRDRKTKKREFRKLWQTSINGACRKQGLSYSKFIANLKKNKIEIDRKILSQLCQNHPQIFEKIVEEVKS